The Bacillota bacterium DNA segment CTCAGGGACGTGGCCGACAAGACGATCCACTCTGGTGTACCCCGGCACCTCAGAAATCCAGTCGCCAAGGGCCTGGCCGACATGGGGCATGGCCAGGGCTACCGTTACCCGCACGATTTTGCGGGCCATTTCACGCCTCAGGAGTACCTTCCGACGGAGTTGCGTGGGAAACTATACTACCGTCCAAGCGACGAGGGGCGCGAGAAGGAACTGAAGGAGCGTTTGGAGAGGCAGTGGCCCGAGCGGAGGAGGACCCCCAATGGTACGGCCGGAGATCGACCCGGCCGGTGATCGAGGAAGGAAAGGCGCCCGGTGGCTGAAAGCCTCCGGGCGCCTCGGTCTCTTGCGACTTTCCTCTTCCCGGCTCGGGTGGTCGGCCCGGGCTAACCCCCGGAGGCCGCCCGACATGCGTCCGGCGATGTCTTCGTTCGGGTCCGGGCGCGCCGCCGGATGATTTCCAGGGCGCCCTTGGGGTGGCCGACCCAAGCCATCTCGAACGGGATCGACGCGGGGTTTGGCGCGGGACAGCCGAGATGGAAGTCACCATCGCCGGTCGGCAGTTCCCCGGAATCGGCCGGCAGGATGAGGAGCCTCCCCGAGAGGGCGCTTTTCCTGGGCCTGGGCTGTCCTCGGCCGATGATGAGTGTGACGAGATGGTCCCTTTTCGCCAGGGCATTGGCCACCTCGATCATCGCCGAACGCTCAACATCGGTGGCTTCCGGTCCGAGGTGGAAGTTCAGTCTCAGGCGCTTGCCGTCACCGGCTGGTCGGGCCCGGATCAATCCCGCCGAGACTGCGGCGAGGCCTGCGCGGGCTAAGCGGTGGTCGGGGACCAGCCGGAGCACTTCCCGGAGAACAGTCTCGCCCTTGAAGGGATCCCCGGCGCAGGTGCAGGCAAAAGCCAGATGATAGAGGGTCGCCGGGTCATTGGGAAGGAGGCGCGCCGAGCGACTGAAGGCCAGCTCGGCTTCGCCCCACCGTTCCTGCTTGAGCCGGACGATACCGAGGTTGTACCAGACCTGGGCCGGTCCGAGGCCGGAATACCGCCGGTCGCTCGGCAGGTCTTCGATTGCCTCCAAAAAAAGCTCCTCGGCGCGGCTCACTTCCCCCCGGGCGAAAAGTCCGGCCCCGAACCCGCCCAGGGTCCTCACCCATTCGGCCCGCAGGTGATCGGCTTCGTGAGGTCCCACAGCCAGTGCCTTCGTCAGCTGTTCCCTGGCCTCTACGGGCATCGGCCTCGTGGGCCGGGTTCGCAGGGCGCAGGCCAGCTTGGCCAGGATGTCGGCCCGTTTGGCCGGGGACAGGCGGCGGCCGCCGAACTGTCTCTCAGGGGTCCAGTTCGCGAGGTGGCTGCGGATAGCCAGTACGGCGTCATCCTCGTTCCGGTTGTCGTTGCTCATCTGCCCGGGGTGGACACGCGTCTTCACCAAAAGACCCGCGGCGAGCCTGATCCGCCGGCCGGTGGTGATGCGCAGCCACATCTCATAGTCCTGGGCGTACGTGAAGGCCGGGTCGAACCGGCCGACCTCCTCGATGACCGCCCGGCGGATCATCACCGAGCATCCGTTGATGAAATTCGACTTGACCAATTCGAAGAAGGCCGAGTCGTCAGGATACTCACCGACCCGGGTGGAGCCGATCGGCCGGCCGCACTGGTCGATGATCTCCCACCCCGAGTAGACCAGGGCCGCCTCAGCGTCGCGGGAGTATACGTTCAACTGTCTCTCCAGCTTATCGGGCACCCACAGGTCGTCCGAGCTGAGCCAACAAACGAATTCGCCGGCGGCCTGCTCGATCCCCGTGTTGAGGGCCCGGGCGACGCCGCCGTTGGCCCTGGTGACCGGTTTAACCCGGGGATCCCTGGCCGCGTAGGCCGTAAGAATAGCCGCCGTGCCGTCGGTCGACCCGTCATTGACGACAATCAGTTCCCAATTCCCGTAGGTTTGGGCCAGGACACTCTCAATGCTTTCCCCGACGAAGGCAGCCTGGTTGTAGGTCGGCATGACCACCGACACTAGGGGCCCCGCGTTCGCCGGACCACCGCTTCCGCTTAGCTCACGCATCTCAGGGCCCTCCGCCCGGCCTCCCTGATTCGCCCCGGAAGATCGACTTTGTAGACTTCAGCCATCCATTCGACCGTCTTTGGGATCCCGATTTCAAGCGGGACAACCGGGTTGTGGTCGAGGAGCCGCTGAGCCTTCGAGATGTCCGGGCGCTTATTGACCGTGTTGTGCTTGTCCTCCGGGAGGTACTCGACCAGGGCCGGGTCGGCCCCGGTGGCCGCCAGGACCAGTTCACTGAGCTCTTTCACGCTCCGATACTCCGTCCCGCCGATGTTGACGACCTCGCCCGGGACAAACCGGTCGCAGGCCCGGGCCAGCGTCGGGATGAAGTCGTCGATGTACATGAAGACCCGACAATAGCCTTCAAAGACTTGATAGGTCTGGTTGTGCAGGGCGCGGTAGGCGAAAAGGCAGACCACACTGCGGTAGTTATGGTAGTATTCGCCGGGACCATAGGCGTTGAAGAAGCGCAGGCGCATCACCGGGACGCTGTAGCGCTTCTCGAAGTTCATCACCTGGACCTCGTTGACCCACTTGGTCAGGGCGTAGTCGTTATGCTGGACGATGGTCTTCAGCTTGGGCAGATCCTCGGTCAGGATGGGCTCATCGGCCTCCCCATAAATCTCCGACGAACTGGCGAAGATGAGCCTGAACCCCTTCTTCCGCTGGAACTCGAGGACGTTGCGGGTCCCGATGACGTTGGTCTCCCAAAGGGTGTCGTAGTACTCCTCGCCGTTGATCCGCCCGAACTCGGCGGCCAGGTGGTAGACGTAGTCATAGCCCTGCTCGAACACCCGTTCGAGCTGTCGGTAGGACGAAACGTCGGCCCGGATATAGCGCTCCTCCGGGTGGTGCTGGAGGTCGCATTGCCAGACCTCGTGACCGTTGGCTTCCAACTGGGCCACGAGGGGCCGCCCAAGGGTTCCGTGACTTCCGGTGACCAGGATCTTGGCCATTACCTCCGACCTCCCATCAAGCCGGCCTCAGCCGCCACCCGCGACTTCGCCGGGTGGACTTCGATCCGGCCGCGTTCAATGATCACGTCGTAGTCGGCTCCCGCCTCCTCTACATGGAAGCCGGCCCGGATGAGTTCCGCCGGGGTCAGGGTTTCGTCGGAGACGTCGATGGCGACCCCCTTGCCCTCAAGAGCCTTGACCAGTTCCACCGCCTTGCTGAACTTGAGCTGGGCGGTACCCTTCTTATAGGACACCCCGCGGACCAGGACCCGCTGGGGACGCCCGGCCAACACCCGGCCGACCAGGTCCTCCCGATAACGGCGGTCGGCGTTGACCGCCCCGTCGAAGAGGGCCGACTTGGGTTCGTACTTGGCCTCCTGTAACAGGCGGATGTCTTTGGGCAGGCATTCCCCGCCGATGCCGCACTCAACTCCCGGCAGGTTGATGTTGCCCTTGGTGTTCATTGCCTCGCGGACCTCGCTGAAGTCGAGGCCCCGCTCGCCACAGATCATCGACAGTTCCTCGGCGAAGGCGATGTCTACGAAACGATAGGCGTTCTCGGCCATCTTGGCCAGCTCGGCCACCTCCGGCTGGCTCACCGGCAGGAGCCTCGGGACGAAGTGACTGTAAAAGGCCGTCCCGCGCTTGAGGCAGGCCGGGGTGACCCCGGCGATGACCCGGGGCGGATCGAAGACCGATTGGTCCTGACCGAACATGATCCGGTGCGGGCAGGTGATGAGGAAGTAATCCCTCCCGGCGGCCAGCCCATGACCGGCCAGCTTGGCGGCCACCCGGCCGGTGGTCCCCAGCGGCACCGTCGACTCGATCGAAATCAGCGGGCGCCGGCTCAGGTCGAACCCCTCGACGACCCGGGCGAGGTTGTCGCCCCTGACCGAAATGGCGATCAAGTAAGCAGAAATCGGCGTCCCCGAAGGCAGGGCGGTAAACGCCCGGACCCCTTGCCGCCGAAGGCGCCGAACCAAAGGCTCTTCGATATCAATCCCAATGACCTCACCCTGGACTCGCGAAACCAAAGAACGATACAGGTTCTCGCCGATGTTGCCGAGCCCGACAACGCAGATTGCGCCGTCCGACCCAGCCTCGGTCAGCCTGGCCATCCTTGGCCACCTCCTGGATATTGCCGGCCCGTCCCTGGGGCCGCCTGTGTTACACCCCTTATATCGGCTCCTCGCTGGCTTTTGTTTACCGGGAGGAAATGGAAAAGGCAGTCCCTCGGGGGGCTGCCTTCAACTATCAACCGCAACTCGCCGGTCGGTAACCTCCGCTTCCTGGCCCTTTCATGACCCCTGGCCGATTCAGGCCTCCTTCATCACCCGGGCCACGGCCATCAGGACCGCGTCGACATCCTTCCGGTCGATGTCCTTGTGGGTGACCATCCGGATCCGCCGGCCCATTGACGGGTTGACCAGGATGCCCTGCTTCTTCAACTCGGCCGGGAGGACCTGTCCATCGACCTTGGGGTGGGAGATCTCGAAGTAGACGATATTGGTCTCGATCGAAGCCGGGTCGAGTTCGATCCCGGGGATCGCGGCCAGCCCTTCGGCCAGGACCTTGGCGTTGGCGTGGTCCTCCGCGAGGCGGTCGACCATCTTCTCCAGGGCGATGATCCCGGCCGCGGCGATGACCCCGGCCTGACGCATCCCCCCGCCCATGACCTTGCGGCTCCTGCGGGCCCGTTCGATGAACTCGCGGGACCCGGCCAGGATCGAGCCGACCGGGGCCGAGAGACCCTTAGATAGGCAGAACATGACCGTGTCGCAGGATTGGGTGAGGTCGGTGACCGGCCGCCCGAGGGCCACGGCGGCGTTGAAGATGCGCGCCCCGTCGACATGGACGTTGAGACGGTGCTGCTTGGCCAGGTCATAGACGGCCTTCATCTGTTCTGGACGGACGATCACGCCGCCGGCCCGGTTGTGGGTGTTCTCCATGCAGACCAGGGTCGTCGGCGGATGATGGAGGTCGTCATCGCGGATGGCCGCCTTGACGTCCTTGGGGTCGAGGATCCCGCGGTCGCCCCTGACCGTCCGGACCTGCGCCCCAGACAGGCTGGCCACCCCGCCGAGTTCGTAGTAGAAGATGTGCGATTCGGCCTCGAGGATAACCTCGTCGCCGCGGCGGGTGTGGGTCATCACCGCGCACTGGTTGCCCTGCGTCCCGCTGGTCACATAGAGGGCGGCTTCCTTCCCGACCTTGGCGGCCGCCAGTTCCTGCAGGCGATTGACCGTCGGGTCCTCGCCGTAAACGTCGTCGCCGACCTCGGCCTCGGCCATCGCCCGGCGCATCTCCGGGGTCGGAGTGGTGACGGTGTCGCTTCGAAGATCGATGTATTGGCCCATCTTTGATCACCCCTTGAACGTCTTGGGTTCGACGTCCGGCCGACAAGTCCTGCGAAGCGACGGCGGCCGAGGCGGACTGGGAGAGGGTTCAAAGGGCCATCGCGGGCCCCGGAAACAGACAAGGACGGCCAGCCGACTGACCGTCCTTGTGGTCCGAAATAGGGAACCCCACCATGCCGTGACGCCCCGTGTTTTGAACCTGCTTACGCAGGTGGGTGTCCTCCCGATGGCTCCCAGCGTCCCCTGGCACCCTTTGGTAGGTGGGGGCATGCTGTCGACCGCCGAAGTACAGACTCCCTAGGTATTGATGTTGGCTCAAAACCTATCGGACTTACACGCACACGGCAGGGTATCCGCGAAGCCTCAGAACTGATCGGCCGCGTCTGTGGCTCTTGCGACTCCGGTACTTATGATACCACTCCAACAGAAGCAAATGCAAGTCGGATAAAGATTTGCGTCGCAGCGCCTTTAGACTGGAATCGCGAAGGGTTTGCCTTCAAAGGGCGAACGAAAGTGGCGGAATCGGAAGGAATGGCGCCCCCGCACGTGGAATGTTTTTGGGAATCGCCGGAAAGCTTTAGCCCGGGAATCATAAGCAACCGCGGCGTAAGGCCCGGAAAAGCTGGCAAAAATCAAGCATTTCTGGCATTGCCAGCCGTGATATCCATGTTATAATAGGTTTATATGTTTGTCATGTTCCGTCGAATTGTGCCGGCAAAGCTCCTGGAATCCCAACCGGTCTGCGGAATAGACTGGTACAAGTAAAGCAAGGAGGCAAGAGGGGCTCATGAAGAAGGTTTTAGCACTTATCCTTTCCCTGTGCCTGGCGGTGGGCGGCATCCTGCTCCTCGTCGAGGCCAACAAGCCGGCAAATGCGGCTGGTGGTACCGTTTCGGTTCAGGTGAAACCCGTACACAAGTTGGTCCTCACCCTAAGTACCCTATCGGTAGACTTTGGCGTGGACATGTGGCCGGGAGATACGGCGACGGCCGCTTCCCCCATCGGAGTGACGGTCGTGTCGAGTAAGGCCTGGAATCTCACCTATGACGCGAGTGGGTTCCTGCCCGCCCCGGCGGCCTTCCCCCTGGCCAGCCTCAAGTACGGTGCGGCTTCAAATGGGACGGGCGCCGTGCCCTTCTCCTCAACCGGCACCCTCGTTACCGGGGCGCCTAAGACGTCCAAGGCTGGGGAGACCAACTCGTATTACTACACACTGACAATTCCCGATACAGCTGTGTCCGAGACCGTCTACACCGCTTCGGTGGTGTACACAGCGATACAGTAGCCGTGCGGGCTGCGCAGTGGTCTAGCAAATGGGAGTTGGAAGCCGCCAGGTCTCCAGCTCTTTTCTTTTCGGGTCTTTCCTTCGGTTCAACGTAGAC contains these protein-coding regions:
- the ltaE gene encoding low-specificity L-threonine aldolase, yielding MGQYIDLRSDTVTTPTPEMRRAMAEAEVGDDVYGEDPTVNRLQELAAAKVGKEAALYVTSGTQGNQCAVMTHTRRGDEVILEAESHIFYYELGGVASLSGAQVRTVRGDRGILDPKDVKAAIRDDDLHHPPTTLVCMENTHNRAGGVIVRPEQMKAVYDLAKQHRLNVHVDGARIFNAAVALGRPVTDLTQSCDTVMFCLSKGLSAPVGSILAGSREFIERARRSRKVMGGGMRQAGVIAAAGIIALEKMVDRLAEDHANAKVLAEGLAAIPGIELDPASIETNIVYFEISHPKVDGQVLPAELKKQGILVNPSMGRRIRMVTHKDIDRKDVDAVLMAVARVMKEA
- a CDS encoding NAD(P)-dependent oxidoreductase, with the protein product MAKILVTGSHGTLGRPLVAQLEANGHEVWQCDLQHHPEERYIRADVSSYRQLERVFEQGYDYVYHLAAEFGRINGEEYYDTLWETNVIGTRNVLEFQRKKGFRLIFASSSEIYGEADEPILTEDLPKLKTIVQHNDYALTKWVNEVQVMNFEKRYSVPVMRLRFFNAYGPGEYYHNYRSVVCLFAYRALHNQTYQVFEGYCRVFMYIDDFIPTLARACDRFVPGEVVNIGGTEYRSVKELSELVLAATGADPALVEYLPEDKHNTVNKRPDISKAQRLLDHNPVVPLEIGIPKTVEWMAEVYKVDLPGRIREAGRRALRCVS
- a CDS encoding glycosyltransferase gives rise to the protein MRELSGSGGPANAGPLVSVVMPTYNQAAFVGESIESVLAQTYGNWELIVVNDGSTDGTAAILTAYAARDPRVKPVTRANGGVARALNTGIEQAAGEFVCWLSSDDLWVPDKLERQLNVYSRDAEAALVYSGWEIIDQCGRPIGSTRVGEYPDDSAFFELVKSNFINGCSVMIRRAVIEEVGRFDPAFTYAQDYEMWLRITTGRRIRLAAGLLVKTRVHPGQMSNDNRNEDDAVLAIRSHLANWTPERQFGGRRLSPAKRADILAKLACALRTRPTRPMPVEAREQLTKALAVGPHEADHLRAEWVRTLGGFGAGLFARGEVSRAEELFLEAIEDLPSDRRYSGLGPAQVWYNLGIVRLKQERWGEAELAFSRSARLLPNDPATLYHLAFACTCAGDPFKGETVLREVLRLVPDHRLARAGLAAVSAGLIRARPAGDGKRLRLNFHLGPEATDVERSAMIEVANALAKRDHLVTLIIGRGQPRPRKSALSGRLLILPADSGELPTGDGDFHLGCPAPNPASIPFEMAWVGHPKGALEIIRRRARTRTKTSPDACRAASGG
- a CDS encoding NAD-binding protein; this translates as MARLTEAGSDGAICVVGLGNIGENLYRSLVSRVQGEVIGIDIEEPLVRRLRRQGVRAFTALPSGTPISAYLIAISVRGDNLARVVEGFDLSRRPLISIESTVPLGTTGRVAAKLAGHGLAAGRDYFLITCPHRIMFGQDQSVFDPPRVIAGVTPACLKRGTAFYSHFVPRLLPVSQPEVAELAKMAENAYRFVDIAFAEELSMICGERGLDFSEVREAMNTKGNINLPGVECGIGGECLPKDIRLLQEAKYEPKSALFDGAVNADRRYREDLVGRVLAGRPQRVLVRGVSYKKGTAQLKFSKAVELVKALEGKGVAIDVSDETLTPAELIRAGFHVEEAGADYDVIIERGRIEVHPAKSRVAAEAGLMGGRR